Proteins encoded together in one Rossellomorea sp. y25 window:
- the wrbA gene encoding NAD(P)H:quinone oxidoreductase gives MSNVKLAIMYYSSTGTNYQMAKWAEEAAKEAGAEVKVLRFEETAPEAAIASNPAWEKHYNETKDSVPVATLDDLEWADAYLFNVPTRFGNVPSQVKAFLDTTGGLWFNGKLANKVVSATSSASNSHGGQEQTVLALYTTMMHWGAIIAAPGYTDQSSFTTGGNPYGTSVTVDQEGNMVESVEPAVKHQTRRTIQIAEAVKNGLK, from the coding sequence ATGTCTAACGTAAAATTAGCAATCATGTATTACAGTTCAACAGGAACCAATTATCAAATGGCGAAATGGGCAGAAGAGGCTGCGAAAGAAGCTGGAGCTGAAGTGAAGGTACTCCGTTTTGAAGAAACAGCACCTGAAGCAGCAATTGCTTCAAACCCTGCTTGGGAGAAGCATTATAATGAAACAAAAGATAGTGTACCTGTTGCGACACTTGACGATCTTGAATGGGCAGACGCTTACCTTTTCAATGTCCCAACACGATTCGGTAACGTTCCTTCTCAAGTCAAAGCTTTTCTGGATACCACTGGAGGTCTTTGGTTCAATGGGAAGCTGGCAAACAAAGTAGTGAGCGCCACGTCATCTGCAAGCAACTCACACGGTGGACAGGAGCAGACGGTTCTAGCTTTATACACAACGATGATGCACTGGGGTGCAATCATCGCAGCTCCTGGATACACAGATCAATCAAGCTTTACTACAGGAGGAAACCCGTACGGAACGAGTGTAACAGTCGATCAAGAGGGCAATATGGTTGAATCCGTAGAGCCTGCAGTGAAACACCAAACTCGCCGTACGATCCAAATCGCTGAAGCGGTTAAAAACGGATTGAAGTAA
- a CDS encoding DoxX family protein has translation MTALAAFGLLVIRLVVGLTFAAHGAQKLFGWFGGHGLQGTGGFFESIGIKPGKTMALLAGLSEVAGGILFAAGFLTPLAALLIIGTMIVAIVKVHGPNGYWVTQNGTEYNVMLIVVALGVALVGAGSFSIDALLF, from the coding sequence ATGACAGCATTAGCTGCGTTCGGTTTATTGGTTATTCGTTTAGTAGTGGGGTTAACATTCGCTGCTCACGGAGCACAGAAATTATTTGGTTGGTTTGGAGGACACGGGCTACAAGGAACAGGTGGTTTCTTTGAGTCCATTGGAATCAAGCCTGGAAAAACGATGGCATTACTTGCAGGACTTTCTGAAGTTGCAGGGGGAATACTATTCGCAGCAGGTTTCCTGACACCACTGGCCGCTTTGCTTATCATTGGAACGATGATTGTAGCGATCGTAAAAGTTCACGGACCAAATGGTTATTGGGTAACACAAAATGGTACAGAATATAATGTGATGCTCATTGTTGTTGCTCTTGGAGTAGCATTGGTAGGGGCAGGATCATTCTCTATAGACGCACTTTTATTTTAA